In Labilibaculum sp. DW002, one DNA window encodes the following:
- a CDS encoding nucleotidyltransferase family protein: MKPTLLVLAAGMGSRYGGLKQIDPIGPSNETIIDYSIHDAIAAGFGKIVFVIREGFEKEFKELFNAKLAGKIEVDYVNQEIAKVPEGASFTSDREKPWGTGHAILMAKECINEPFAVINADDYYGVEAFVSMADFLTHSNSEQEYAMVGYKLANTISENGYVSRGVCVTNEIEHLETVIERIHIERLPDGIAYKENDKWIPLAEDTTVSMNFWGFKPQLFNHLEDQFRRFLVEAGQELKSEFFIPSVVAKIIDCDNTSVKVLKSDAQWFGVTYREDKEKATKAILELVEKGVYPSKLWES; the protein is encoded by the coding sequence ATGAAACCGACACTATTAGTACTTGCAGCAGGAATGGGAAGCCGATATGGTGGATTAAAACAAATTGACCCAATCGGGCCATCAAATGAAACTATTATTGATTATTCAATTCATGATGCAATTGCAGCAGGGTTTGGAAAGATTGTTTTTGTAATTAGAGAAGGATTTGAAAAAGAATTCAAGGAACTCTTTAATGCAAAACTTGCCGGGAAAATTGAGGTTGACTATGTGAATCAGGAAATTGCGAAAGTACCTGAGGGGGCATCTTTCACATCAGATAGAGAAAAGCCATGGGGGACAGGTCATGCCATATTAATGGCTAAAGAATGTATTAATGAGCCATTTGCCGTGATTAATGCAGATGATTATTATGGAGTAGAGGCTTTTGTGAGTATGGCAGATTTCTTAACGCATTCAAATTCAGAGCAAGAATATGCTATGGTAGGCTATAAACTTGCCAACACTATTTCTGAAAATGGTTATGTTTCTCGTGGCGTATGTGTTACAAATGAAATTGAGCACTTAGAAACGGTTATTGAACGAATCCATATTGAGAGGCTTCCGGATGGAATTGCTTATAAAGAAAATGATAAGTGGATTCCACTTGCTGAAGATACAACTGTTTCGATGAATTTTTGGGGGTTTAAGCCTCAACTTTTTAATCACTTGGAAGATCAATTTAGACGTTTTCTGGTTGAAGCTGGACAGGAGTTAAAATCTGAATTTTTTATACCTTCTGTTGTTGCTAAAATAATTGACTGTGACAATACAAGTGTTAAGGTATTAAAGTCAGATGCTCAATGGTTTGGTGTGACTTATCGTGAAGATAAAGAAAAAGCAACAAAAGCAATTCTGGAATTGGTTGAGAAAGGAGTTTACCCTTCAAAACTGTGGGAATCTTAA
- a CDS encoding phosphotransferase enzyme family protein, whose translation MDKNLFTIVSKFKTEGKVDSIQPLGEGFINDTFLVKTEKQDDPDYLFQRKNKNIFKDVPGMMGNIQKVTDHLKAKIVVANGDPIREAMTIIEVENGNPFFEDEEGDFWAMCLFIKDNLTYEAADSPELAYSGGKGIGKFQSMLSDMKEPLVDILPGFHNIRFRFSQWDEVLDCDPKKRKENLKKEISWIEERREEMLDFWELVEDGTIPTRVTHNDTKINNILFDKKGDVLCVIDLDTVLNSTVLNDFGDAMRSYTNTGLEDDENLDNVNMDMEIFKAYTKGYLEETISFLSPPELEYLAFSAKYITYEQVLRFLMDYIDGDNYYKIKSLEHNLIRTQAQYKLLTSMEEQYEQMKQIVVTYSKELSVQ comes from the coding sequence ATGGACAAGAATTTATTTACGATAGTATCAAAGTTTAAAACGGAAGGAAAGGTCGATAGTATTCAACCTTTGGGAGAAGGATTTATCAATGATACTTTTTTGGTGAAGACTGAGAAACAAGATGATCCCGATTATTTATTTCAGCGTAAGAATAAAAATATCTTTAAAGATGTTCCCGGAATGATGGGGAATATCCAAAAAGTAACAGATCATCTTAAAGCTAAAATTGTAGTAGCAAATGGAGATCCCATACGTGAGGCAATGACAATTATTGAGGTGGAGAATGGGAACCCATTTTTTGAAGATGAGGAGGGAGACTTTTGGGCTATGTGTTTGTTCATAAAAGATAACCTAACATATGAAGCTGCTGATAGTCCTGAGTTAGCATATTCCGGAGGAAAAGGCATTGGTAAGTTTCAGTCGATGCTATCGGACATGAAGGAACCTTTAGTTGATATTCTTCCGGGTTTCCACAATATAAGATTCCGCTTTTCTCAATGGGATGAGGTTTTGGATTGTGATCCAAAAAAAAGGAAAGAGAATCTTAAGAAAGAGATCTCATGGATTGAAGAGCGTAGAGAGGAAATGTTGGATTTTTGGGAATTAGTGGAAGATGGAACAATTCCAACACGAGTGACTCATAACGATACCAAGATCAATAACATTCTATTCGATAAAAAAGGAGACGTGTTGTGCGTAATCGATTTGGATACAGTGCTAAATAGTACAGTCTTAAATGATTTTGGTGATGCAATGCGTTCGTACACAAATACAGGTTTAGAAGATGATGAGAATCTGGATAATGTGAATATGGATATGGAAATTTTTAAAGCCTATACAAAAGGCTACCTGGAAGAGACAATCTCATTTTTATCTCCGCCGGAGCTAGAATATCTGGCATTTTCAGCCAAGTACATTACTTACGAGCAAGTTCTTCGATTCTTAATGGATTATATCGATGGAGATAATTATTATAAAATCAAATCTCTGGAGCATAACCTGATACGTACTCAAGCGCAATATAAATTGTTGACAAGTATGGAAGAGCAGTACGAGCAAATGAAGCAGATCGTGGTGACATATAGCAAAGAATTATCAGTACAATAA
- a CDS encoding glucosamine-6-phosphate isomerase, giving the protein MGTIFTSKVEQAFYELSSVEEITTKIPYVEVDNFPKLGLMTSLRFLEWAEQNPQGVISLPTGKTPEYFIKYTQYLLENWNNKKGLDIRSQYGLGNMSKPDLRGLEFVQIDEFYPIDPNQHNSFYNYVMNYYIKGFGLEKDNSLLINSNEIPLVDNKHFLEVFPDYNIDLSLRYRDAKSVVEEMQQKSIFMIDNWCTGYEQQIRDKGGIGFFLGGIGPDGHIAFNTRGSDHYSTTRLTKTNFETQAVAAGDLGGIEVSRNRLVITIGLDTITHKPDAVSIIFAAGEAKADIVKGSLESQPDAIYPASVLQRQKNSRFYLTTGAACKLTDSVNRYYKAGDWSHTKTEKSIIDLCNKSNKYGHHLRLEDLKADPYTSLIPNLNEGTVQTVIESIKGKLNKGMKPDENETVYHTGPHHDDIMLGIMPYTNRQMRSASNEIHFSVLTSGFTAVTNRFVIDVLKECQDFIAKGKIEMLNYPDFFEAGYSKKWDKDVYHFLNSVAARNANGKRRGLCHRLIRSIVEIWDVTGKENLNTTITNIISDLENAYDGGKNSPEVQKMKGMIREFEEELVWAHFGTPVKNIHHLRLGFYKGDVFTETPEKNRDMLPVLEEFRKYKPTTISLAMDPEGSGPDTHYKVLQAIAGAVKEWKEEEDLSNLRIIGYRNVWFKYHPADADTIVPVSLNALDVLENSFTESYMSQVNASFPSYEYDGKFNELTQKVWVDQLKQIQMLLGKNFFYENKHPLVRATHGLVYMKEMSADEFVAMAQDLEKAVEENPF; this is encoded by the coding sequence ATGGGAACAATATTTACATCCAAAGTAGAGCAAGCCTTCTATGAATTGTCAAGTGTTGAGGAGATCACCACAAAAATTCCCTATGTAGAAGTCGATAACTTTCCAAAATTAGGTCTGATGACCTCGCTTCGTTTTTTGGAATGGGCAGAACAAAACCCTCAAGGCGTAATAAGTTTACCAACAGGAAAAACACCGGAGTATTTCATAAAATACACCCAGTACCTTTTGGAGAATTGGAATAATAAAAAAGGACTGGACATCCGAAGCCAGTATGGGTTAGGCAACATGTCAAAACCGGATTTGCGAGGCCTGGAGTTCGTTCAAATCGATGAATTTTACCCAATTGATCCCAATCAACACAATAGCTTCTACAACTATGTGATGAACTACTATATCAAAGGCTTTGGTTTGGAAAAAGACAACTCCTTATTAATTAACTCCAATGAAATACCACTGGTCGATAACAAGCACTTCCTGGAAGTCTTCCCCGATTACAACATCGATCTGTCCTTACGTTACCGGGATGCCAAAAGCGTCGTAGAAGAAATGCAGCAAAAATCAATTTTCATGATTGATAATTGGTGTACAGGATATGAGCAGCAAATCCGTGATAAAGGCGGAATTGGTTTCTTTTTAGGTGGAATAGGCCCAGATGGACATATAGCTTTCAACACCCGAGGATCAGATCATTACTCAACCACACGTCTGACGAAGACAAATTTCGAAACACAAGCCGTAGCAGCCGGAGACCTTGGAGGAATTGAAGTTTCAAGAAACCGCTTGGTTATTACCATAGGATTAGATACCATAACCCATAAGCCAGACGCCGTATCGATTATCTTTGCAGCAGGCGAAGCAAAAGCCGATATTGTAAAAGGCTCGCTGGAAAGCCAGCCCGATGCAATCTATCCGGCAAGCGTTCTGCAACGTCAGAAAAACAGTCGATTTTATTTAACCACAGGAGCCGCCTGTAAATTAACCGATAGTGTTAACAGATATTACAAGGCCGGAGACTGGTCACATACCAAAACAGAGAAATCAATAATCGACCTCTGTAACAAGTCCAACAAGTACGGACATCACCTAAGACTCGAAGACCTAAAAGCTGATCCTTACACAAGCCTGATTCCTAATTTAAATGAAGGAACCGTTCAAACTGTAATAGAGTCAATAAAAGGGAAGCTGAACAAAGGCATGAAACCAGACGAAAATGAAACCGTTTACCACACAGGACCACACCACGACGATATCATGTTGGGCATTATGCCATACACCAACCGTCAAATGCGTTCAGCAAGTAACGAAATTCACTTCTCAGTCCTAACATCCGGCTTTACCGCAGTCACCAACCGTTTTGTCATTGATGTACTTAAAGAATGTCAGGACTTTATAGCAAAAGGGAAAATTGAAATGTTGAATTACCCCGACTTCTTTGAAGCAGGCTATTCTAAAAAATGGGACAAAGACGTTTACCATTTCCTGAACTCAGTAGCAGCCAGAAATGCCAATGGCAAACGCCGAGGCTTATGTCATCGCCTGATACGCTCTATTGTTGAGATTTGGGACGTGACAGGAAAAGAAAACCTGAATACAACAATAACAAACATCATAAGCGATCTTGAAAACGCTTACGATGGCGGCAAAAACTCCCCGGAAGTTCAGAAGATGAAAGGTATGATTCGGGAATTTGAAGAAGAACTCGTTTGGGCACACTTTGGAACCCCGGTAAAAAACATCCATCACCTGCGATTAGGCTTTTACAAAGGCGATGTCTTTACAGAAACCCCGGAGAAGAACCGCGACATGTTACCCGTTCTCGAAGAATTCAGAAAATACAAACCAACAACAATCAGTTTAGCCATGGATCCCGAAGGGTCAGGACCCGATACACACTATAAAGTGTTGCAAGCCATTGCCGGAGCTGTAAAAGAGTGGAAAGAAGAAGAAGACCTGTCAAATTTGAGAATCATAGGCTACCGAAATGTTTGGTTCAAATACCATCCGGCCGATGCCGATACGATCGTACCCGTATCCCTGAACGCATTGGACGTGCTTGAGAATTCCTTTACCGAATCGTATATGAGTCAGGTGAACGCCTCATTCCCAAGTTACGAATACGACGGGAAATTCAATGAACTAACACAAAAAGTATGGGTCGATCAATTGAAACAAATTCAGATGCTGTTAGGGAAGAATTTCTTTTACGAAAACAAACATCCCCTGGTAAGAGCAACCCATGGCTTAGTGTATATGAAAGAAATGTCTGCCGATGAGTTTGTAGCTATGGCACAAGATCTGGAAAAAGCAGTTGAAGAAAATCCGTTTTAG
- a CDS encoding sugar MFS transporter, with protein sequence MSTSKSSFKNFILPMIIIGALFFIFGFVTWLNGILIPYLKIACQLTDFQALFVAFAFYIAYTIMALPSAWVLKKTGFKNGMSIGLWVMAIGTMIFIPAAMSRTYGVFLTGLFVMGTGLALLQTASNPYVTVIGPKESAARRISILGICNKFAGAMAPLILAYYILNDGDAFVESLKAMNAAAQTVALDSLAARVINPYIVMTIVLVIMGIGVRMAPLPEIETSEEDKQAENGGDKKNSIMEFPHLILGVFALFFYVGAEVIAGDTIINYGLSLGIELDTAKAFTSYTMVTMVVGYLLGVTLIPKVIDQRFALKVSAILGILFAMGAIFTSGLTSVIFVAMFGLANALVWPAIWPLALSGLGSFINTGSALLVMAISGGAILPLIWGRLSDVFSTQQAYWVVVPCYLFIFFYAVKGYKIRSWKPGSVKSREASTELGK encoded by the coding sequence ATGAGTACTTCTAAATCTTCGTTTAAGAACTTTATTTTGCCAATGATTATCATTGGTGCTTTGTTCTTTATTTTCGGTTTTGTTACCTGGTTGAATGGAATCTTAATTCCATATTTGAAAATTGCTTGTCAATTAACAGATTTTCAGGCCTTATTTGTGGCTTTCGCATTTTATATAGCTTATACCATTATGGCCTTACCATCTGCTTGGGTCTTGAAAAAAACAGGATTCAAAAATGGTATGTCAATTGGTCTTTGGGTAATGGCAATTGGGACAATGATATTTATTCCTGCTGCTATGTCTAGAACTTATGGAGTATTCTTAACTGGATTGTTTGTGATGGGAACAGGTTTAGCTCTATTGCAAACAGCTTCGAATCCATACGTCACTGTAATTGGTCCAAAAGAAAGTGCTGCTCGACGAATCAGTATCTTGGGTATTTGCAACAAGTTTGCAGGGGCAATGGCTCCACTAATTTTGGCATATTATATTCTTAACGATGGAGATGCTTTTGTAGAAAGTTTGAAAGCTATGAATGCCGCGGCTCAAACCGTTGCTTTAGATTCATTGGCTGCTAGAGTAATCAATCCATACATTGTAATGACCATTGTACTTGTGATAATGGGCATTGGTGTAAGAATGGCTCCACTACCTGAGATTGAAACAAGTGAAGAAGATAAGCAAGCAGAAAATGGTGGAGATAAGAAAAATTCAATTATGGAATTTCCACACTTAATCTTAGGTGTGTTTGCTCTTTTCTTTTACGTAGGAGCAGAAGTTATTGCAGGTGATACCATTATTAATTATGGTCTTTCGTTAGGTATTGAATTAGATACAGCTAAAGCTTTTACATCTTATACCATGGTAACAATGGTTGTTGGATATCTGTTAGGTGTAACGCTAATTCCTAAAGTAATAGATCAACGCTTTGCGCTGAAAGTTTCAGCCATTTTAGGAATACTCTTCGCAATGGGAGCAATATTTACTTCGGGATTAACTTCCGTGATTTTTGTCGCAATGTTTGGATTAGCAAACGCATTGGTTTGGCCTGCTATTTGGCCACTTGCTTTGTCAGGCTTAGGAAGCTTTATTAATACAGGTTCTGCATTGTTGGTGATGGCTATTTCAGGAGGAGCAATTCTTCCATTAATTTGGGGGCGTTTATCGGATGTGTTTAGTACTCAACAAGCTTATTGGGTTGTTGTTCCATGTTATCTGTTTATTTTCTTTTATGCTGTTAAAGGATACAAGATTAGATCTTGGAAACCAGGTAGTGTAAAGAGTCGTGAGGCAAGTACGGAACTAGGAAAATAA
- a CDS encoding ROK family protein: MIDIAIGIDIGGTNTVFSGITSDGECLVSGVIPTQTKDRFEDFIDDLILNIKQIVDSSNDELNIIGVGIGAPNGNYRTGTIDKAANLRWKGKLELVRLVEERLKVPVKLTNDANAAALGERMFGGAKDMSDFMVITLGTGLGSGIVVNGDLLYGHDGFAGEVGHIIMRPGGRECGCGRRGCLETYVSATGVKRSAYKMLAKHMGESSLRNIPYHGLTAKMVADAANEGDLLAMEIFAYTGKMLGEALANVAAVTSPKAIFFFGGLAKAGDLLFEPIREALEKNILFLYKDKISLLPSELGDDAAVLGASALIWNDKLN, translated from the coding sequence ATGATAGATATAGCAATTGGTATTGATATAGGTGGTACAAACACCGTTTTTTCAGGCATTACTTCTGATGGGGAATGTTTGGTTTCTGGAGTCATTCCCACGCAGACAAAGGATAGATTTGAAGATTTTATTGATGATTTGATCTTAAACATCAAGCAAATTGTCGATTCGTCAAATGATGAATTGAATATCATAGGTGTAGGAATTGGTGCGCCCAACGGAAATTATAGAACTGGAACCATCGACAAAGCAGCCAACCTTCGTTGGAAGGGTAAATTGGAATTGGTTCGTTTGGTAGAAGAGAGACTAAAAGTTCCTGTGAAACTTACGAATGATGCGAATGCAGCAGCTCTAGGCGAACGTATGTTTGGTGGGGCAAAAGACATGAGCGATTTCATGGTAATTACCTTAGGTACTGGCTTAGGTAGTGGAATTGTGGTTAATGGCGATTTATTATATGGTCATGATGGTTTTGCAGGAGAAGTTGGGCATATTATTATGCGTCCTGGTGGTCGTGAATGTGGTTGCGGTCGCAGAGGATGTTTAGAGACCTATGTTTCGGCAACTGGTGTAAAAAGATCAGCTTACAAAATGTTAGCAAAGCATATGGGCGAAAGTTCATTAAGAAATATACCTTATCATGGTTTAACAGCTAAGATGGTTGCGGATGCTGCAAATGAGGGAGATTTACTCGCTATGGAGATTTTTGCTTATACAGGTAAAATGTTGGGTGAGGCTTTGGCTAATGTTGCAGCGGTAACGAGTCCAAAAGCAATTTTCTTTTTTGGTGGATTGGCAAAGGCAGGAGATTTACTTTTCGAGCCTATTAGGGAAGCATTAGAGAAAAATATTTTATTTCTTTATAAGGATAAGATCAGTTTATTGCCATCCGAACTAGGTGATGATGCAGCTGTTTTAGGTGCTTCAGCTTTAATTTGGAACGATAAATTGAATTGA
- a CDS encoding sugar-binding protein, giving the protein MKEYFVKRIKSNLLSISGEQMHPVWEMANVITDFSYPWENAKAPQIIFRALFDEENFYFRFDVQEENVLTFVDQNHKMEVVDSDRVEIFFRQDEKLNPYYCLEMDSKARVLDYVCRYYRDFDYKWQWPMGAIDVKASSSLNAYVVEGAIQLSSLLDLGLLKNNILEAGLYRGQCIELANNKKGTELRWISWVKPNSKKADFHIPSSFGKMILEKN; this is encoded by the coding sequence ATGAAAGAATATTTTGTAAAAAGAATAAAATCGAACCTGTTGAGCATTTCAGGAGAGCAAATGCATCCTGTTTGGGAAATGGCAAACGTTATTACTGATTTTTCTTATCCTTGGGAAAATGCGAAGGCTCCACAAATTATCTTTAGAGCTTTATTTGATGAGGAAAATTTTTATTTCAGATTTGATGTTCAGGAGGAAAATGTACTTACTTTTGTTGATCAAAATCATAAAATGGAAGTTGTAGATTCCGATCGAGTCGAGATTTTTTTCAGACAAGATGAAAAATTGAATCCATATTATTGTCTGGAAATGGATTCTAAGGCGAGGGTTCTAGATTATGTCTGTCGATATTATCGTGATTTTGATTACAAATGGCAATGGCCAATGGGAGCAATAGATGTAAAAGCTTCAAGTAGCCTTAATGCTTATGTTGTAGAAGGAGCAATTCAACTTTCTTCTTTATTAGATTTAGGACTGTTGAAGAACAACATTTTGGAAGCAGGATTATATCGAGGACAGTGTATTGAATTAGCAAATAATAAAAAGGGGACTGAACTAAGATGGATTTCTTGGGTTAAACCCAATTCCAAGAAAGCAGATTTTCATATTCCTTCATCATTTGGTAAAATGATATTGGAAAAGAACTAG
- the glmM gene encoding phosphoglucosamine mutase → MTLIKSISGIRGTIGGRPGEALTPMDVVSIAGAFGMWLQNSGVSKKLVIGRDARISGEMVNQLVVGALISVGIEVIDLGLATTPTVEMAVTDMNAGGGIIITASHNPKNWNALKLLNSKGEFISDQDGKDLLSLVEEQSFHYNEVDELGKYSEKEDYLDTHIQHIIDLPLVDVKLIKEADFSVAVDAVNSVGGIAIPRLLKALGVNKVKEINCKPDGHFAHNPEPLPENIVEISELVKNEKLDLGIIVDPDVDRLALVCNDGNPFGEEYTLVSVADYVLQNTKGTMVANLSSTMALKDIAKKHGVEFFESAVGEVNVVREMNKQAAVIGGEGNGGIIYPELHNGRDALVGVALFLTYLAKNKMTLAELRATYPDYKIEKQKIELDGVVDLDGILEQVRRKFIDYPNNTIDGLKIIFPEGWVHMRKSNTEQIIRIYSEAKTQEYANDLVGCIKQLIKIKN, encoded by the coding sequence ATGACTTTAATAAAATCAATATCAGGAATCAGAGGCACGATAGGTGGTAGACCAGGTGAAGCACTGACACCTATGGATGTGGTGAGTATTGCTGGCGCATTTGGTATGTGGCTACAAAATAGTGGCGTTTCAAAAAAACTTGTGATTGGTCGTGATGCGAGAATCAGTGGCGAAATGGTAAACCAGCTTGTAGTAGGCGCATTGATTTCGGTAGGAATAGAAGTAATAGATCTTGGCCTGGCAACAACGCCAACCGTAGAAATGGCTGTAACTGATATGAATGCAGGTGGAGGTATAATTATTACGGCTAGTCATAACCCAAAGAACTGGAACGCATTGAAACTATTGAATAGTAAAGGCGAGTTTATTTCTGATCAGGATGGCAAGGATTTACTTAGTTTAGTTGAAGAGCAAAGTTTCCATTACAATGAAGTAGACGAACTAGGTAAATATTCTGAGAAAGAGGATTATCTGGATACTCATATTCAGCACATAATTGATTTACCCCTTGTTGATGTAAAACTTATTAAAGAAGCTGATTTTTCGGTTGCTGTTGATGCGGTTAACTCTGTTGGAGGAATTGCTATTCCACGTTTATTAAAAGCACTGGGCGTAAATAAGGTAAAAGAGATTAATTGTAAACCTGATGGGCATTTTGCTCACAACCCTGAGCCACTTCCTGAAAATATTGTGGAAATAAGTGAGCTTGTTAAAAATGAGAAGTTAGACTTGGGAATTATTGTTGATCCTGATGTAGATCGTTTGGCTCTTGTTTGTAATGATGGTAATCCATTTGGCGAAGAATATACTTTAGTGTCTGTAGCTGATTATGTCCTTCAGAATACAAAAGGAACAATGGTTGCAAATTTGTCATCAACCATGGCTTTGAAAGATATTGCAAAGAAGCATGGTGTGGAATTTTTTGAATCAGCAGTTGGAGAAGTCAATGTTGTTCGAGAAATGAATAAGCAAGCTGCTGTTATTGGTGGAGAAGGAAATGGAGGAATTATTTATCCTGAATTACACAATGGTAGAGATGCTCTTGTTGGTGTTGCTTTATTCCTGACCTATTTAGCAAAAAATAAAATGACTTTGGCTGAATTACGAGCAACTTATCCGGATTACAAGATCGAAAAACAAAAAATCGAATTAGATGGTGTTGTCGATTTAGATGGAATTCTGGAACAAGTTCGTAGAAAATTCATTGATTACCCCAATAACACCATAGATGGGTTGAAAATTATATTCCCTGAAGGGTGGGTACATATGAGAAAATCTAATACAGAACAAATTATTCGTATTTATTCAGAGGCTAAAACTCAAGAATATGCAAATGATTTGGTTGGATGCATTAAACAACTGATAAAAATTAAAAACTAA
- a CDS encoding ROK family protein, translated as MKPVFLYEKYLTGTLNSKKRKQQQYKKIVSHLYSHGAASIADIVKSARISQPLVASLVEDLIGFGVILESGIGESIGGRRPSLFCINPAYQYVVGVDINLHTLNVAIFDLNNQLVHREEYKDFELENSVDYTDALCEKISFSLSKLNIVEEKVLAVGVSIPGLVDAENGLSHTHLTFTEESLSAYLKDKLGFAVLMDNDARMMALGEKAFGKAKDKKDVLCLNLSNGIGLGIILNSKLYSGKNGFAGEFGHILIDPDGDLCYCGKIGCLETLTSGAILVKNITEAIDKGQPSLLTEYKAEGKEIDLRAVVKAILEGDQFAIDQLNKMSEYLGKGLVTLIHLLNPEMIILVENLRVLVNILLDQ; from the coding sequence TTGAAGCCAGTATTTCTATATGAAAAGTACTTAACGGGTACCCTTAATTCTAAAAAGAGAAAGCAACAGCAATACAAAAAAATTGTATCTCATTTGTATTCTCATGGTGCCGCATCAATTGCTGATATTGTAAAATCTGCTAGGATAAGTCAGCCTTTGGTTGCATCCTTAGTTGAGGATTTGATTGGGTTTGGTGTGATACTAGAAAGTGGAATTGGGGAATCTATAGGTGGAAGAAGGCCAAGTTTATTTTGTATTAATCCGGCATATCAATATGTGGTTGGAGTTGATATTAATTTGCATACGCTGAATGTTGCGATTTTTGATTTGAATAATCAATTGGTGCATCGTGAGGAGTATAAGGATTTTGAATTGGAAAATTCTGTTGACTATACGGATGCCTTGTGCGAGAAAATTAGCTTCTCGCTAAGTAAATTAAATATAGTAGAAGAGAAAGTTTTAGCCGTAGGCGTTTCAATACCAGGTTTGGTTGATGCTGAAAATGGATTAAGTCATACTCATTTGACTTTTACCGAAGAGAGCTTGAGTGCTTATTTAAAAGACAAACTAGGCTTTGCTGTTTTAATGGATAATGATGCCAGAATGATGGCTTTGGGTGAGAAAGCTTTTGGTAAAGCTAAGGATAAAAAAGATGTTCTGTGCTTGAATTTAAGTAATGGTATAGGACTCGGTATTATTCTAAACAGCAAGCTATACAGTGGAAAGAATGGTTTTGCCGGAGAGTTTGGACACATCTTAATTGATCCTGATGGTGACTTGTGCTATTGTGGGAAAATAGGCTGTCTGGAGACATTAACATCCGGAGCAATTTTAGTAAAAAATATTACTGAGGCTATTGATAAAGGTCAGCCAAGTCTTTTAACAGAATATAAAGCCGAAGGTAAAGAAATAGATTTGAGAGCAGTTGTTAAAGCTATTCTTGAAGGAGATCAATTTGCAATTGATCAGCTGAATAAAATGAGTGAGTATTTGGGTAAAGGTCTGGTTACTTTAATTCACCTGCTTAACCCCGAAATGATAATATTGGTGGAAAACTTGCGCGTGCTGGTAAATATATTATTGGACCAGTAA